The sequence TTCTTCCGGGTAGACCTCACCTCTGAAAAGCTCTATTCGCTTTCCGCACCCACCAAGAAAATACTCACTCAGCTGGATGACATCATTTCCATCAAATGCTTTTTCAGCGCCAATCTGCCGCCAGCCTACAAAAAAATCGAAGATCAGGTCCGGGATCTTCTGAGCGAATACAAGGCATATGGCGGGTCCCACCTGAACATCGAATTTTGCGACCCTAAGGACGATCCGAAATACAGGCAGCTGGCCGAGTCGCTGGGAGTTCCGGAGATCCAGATGAATGTGCTGGAAAAAGACCAGGTGCAGGCCATCAAAGGTTATCTGGGCATGGGGATTTATTTCGAGGACAAGAGCACTGCCTTGCCGGTTGTCAACGAACTGGGAAATCTGGAATATGAGATCACTTCAGGCATCAAGCGTGTCACCTGCAAAAAACTGCCTGAAATCCGTGTCGCACTCTTTGAAAACGAGTCAGACCAGAGCATCATGGAAAAATATCAGGAACTGGTCAAGGCACTGGGCAAACTGGCTAAAGTGAGTTTCCTCAATCTCTCCAGGGAAGAGATCCCGGCCGATCTGGACCTCCTGATTCTTCTCTATCCCAAGGAAACCAGCGAAGCGGCCCGCTTCAAGATCGACCAGTATCTGGCATCAGGCGGGAAAGCCATTTTCCTGATCCAGGTGCTGGAACCCAATCAGATGATGTATGGCACCCTGGTTGAGCATAACATGGCTAAAATCCTGAATCAGCTTGGCATGAAAGTTGAGTATAAGCTGGTCTACGACCGCTCCAGTGACTTCGCAAGCTTCAGGAACGGCTATATCACCTTCACCCAGCCATACCCTCTTTTCATCAAAATCGCCCCTTATTACTTTGCCAAGGATCTTCCCCTCTTCAACCAGATCAGCTCAATCACCCTGCCCTGGGTCGCCGCGGTCCAGAGCACGCTTGTCAATACAGCCGAAGCTGAAATCAAAAGTCTGTTCACCAGCACTGAATACAACCAGGAGCTCAACGGCTTTTCACTGGACCCGCAGCAGAATTTCCTGATCAGCGAAAAGCAGTCTGACAAGAAAATGCTGGGAGCGGTTTTCACAGGAAAATACAAGACCTGCTATGACCACAACAGTCTGACCGCAGACATTGTGGCAGGATACCGCGAAAAAAATCCGGCAGTCAACACCTCGGAAATCAAGATTAAAAGTTCCGCCGAAGTCCGCGTAGCCGTAATACCGGACGCACTTTTCGTTTCAGACGATTTTCTGCCCAGGCATGAAGGAAACTTGGCTTTTCTTCAGAACACTGTGGACTGGTTAACACTTGGTGAGGACCTGATGCAGATCAGGGCTAAAAACGTGTCAGAGCATCCGCTGTTTTCCAGGGAAGCCTTCCAGAAATATTTCAAGGAAGGCAAGGACGAGGAAATCCAGAAAATCAAATTCCGGCTCAAATACCTCAACATGTTCGGTGTTTCCATCCTGGTCATGATCTTAGGCGTAATCTGGTATCTGCTGCGGGAGCGGCGCAGAATCGACTATGAGAAGAAGTACAGCGGCAGGGAGGAATGAGATGAAAAAAAATTTGATTTATTTTGCGATAACCGCGGCCCTCGGCATTTTTACCTACTTCATCACCAGCGGGGACAAAACATACAAGCTGGAGGTCGAAAACCGCAAGCCCTTCGCTGAACTCGATCCGGCCGGCATGGACAGGATCACGCTAAGCAGGGGCAGCAGCGAAGTCGAACTCACCAGGCAGAACGGGGGCAGCTGGAATGTCGTGAAGCTGGATTATCCGGCCGCCTCAGACAATGTAGACGGACTTGTCAAGAATATCCGCGACCTTGCGATAGTGGACATCTCCTCCAGAAATCCGGAAAAGGGGGATGTTTACGGACTTGGAAAATTAACCACGCTCGTGGAGCTTTCCCAGGGTGGAGTTACCAAGGCCAGGCTTGAAGTCGGGAAGGTCGGGCCGGACATGATTTCAACGTACTTCAAGTACACAAAAGGTCCGGAGATCTATAAGACTACCACTAATCTTTCCTACCTCTGCAACAGCGACAGCAATTACTGGATCGACAAGACTCTGATCAAACTGAAGGATGAAGAGATCAGCAGGATCCACATTCTGTGCGGCACCAGGGAAATCGAGCTTCAGCGTGACGGCCAGTGGAAATGGGCCAAACGCGGGACAGGTGAAGTTACGCTTCCAAAGGTAATGGGAACCGTCGAAACCGGTGCCTCCGGGGCACTCGCAACCAGTGAAGTCGAGTCGCTTCTTTCCACGGTCAACAACCTCGTCTGTGAAGGACTCGCCACAGGAAAAAAGCCTGACTTCACCCAGGAAGTCGACTTGTCCGGTGAAATCGCAACCAAGGGAGGAGAGGGCATCGGGTTCAAGTTCCTCACCAAAGAAGGATCTAACTATTATGTCACTATCAGCAACAAACAGAGGGTATTTCTGGTCAATTCTTATCAACGCGACAGTCTGTTGAGGGAAGTCGATAACCTGCTGAAAAAGAAGGTACCACAGTAAAAAACACGGGTCGATTCTCCGAAAATCAAGAATGGCATGGGTTTTATGGTCAAGTGGTACCAAAACACCCGATGGATAAAGGACTTTTCGACCATTTGACTGCCGAAAGTATATTGTGTTGCGCTGCAACTGTTTTTACATATTAAAAACCGTGAATTCCCGGTCAACCAAGCATTATTTAACGAATTACTTGACAATTTCTTCAATAAAATTTATTTTTACAATGTACGAATCTTAAAATACCACAGTGAAAGGGGTACGCAGAATGAACAAGAGCGAACTGATCGACGCCATCGCCAAGCAGGCAAACCTGACAAAGAAAGACAGTCAGACAGCTTTGGATGCATTCACCGATTCCATCACCAAAGCTCTGAAAAAGGGCGAGAAAGTCGCTATCACCGGTTTCGGCAGCTGGGAAGTCAAAGAGAGAGCTGCACGCACCGGCCGCAATCCCCAGACCAAGAAAGCCATCAAGATCCCGGCATGCAAAGTGCCGAAGTTCCGCCCTGGCAAAAATCTGAAGGATGTCGTCAACAAGAAAAAGTAAGCTAGATTTCTTCAGTATAAAGAAGGCCTGTACAAACAGGCCTTTTTTTATACAGGCTGTTACAAAATCCGAACGAAGTGAGGATTTTGGTTACAGCCTGTTACCCCCGAAGCCCTGCGAAGGGGGTATACATTTCTTTAAAATTTCTTTTGCCAAACCAAATCCCCAGTGATAATATCTACCTAATTTTTTACGAATTTGGAGATGCCATGGAACTGACAGCTAAAATCCGCGAACTGGCTAAAAAGATTCCCACTCCATTCCTGATCATGGATCTGGAAATCGTACGCAGTAATTATCTGGAACTGCAGGCTGCTTTCCCACAGGGAAAGATTTTTTATGCGATCAAGGCCAACGCACATCCCAGGATCATCAAACTTCTGCATTCACTTGGCTGCAATTTTGACGCAGCTTCCCTTGGAGAGATCAACAAATTGCTCTCACTGGGCGTTGAACCGGATAAAATAAGCTTCGGCAATACCATTAAACGCGAACGGGAGATCGGAGTCGCCAATTCATACGGAATCAATTATTATGTGGCGGATTCAGATATAGAAGTGGAAAAAATTTCCCGCCAGGCCCCGGAAAAAAAATGCTTCGTACGTCTGGAAATGGATCCAGGAGAATCTGACTGGCCGCTTTCGCATAAATTCGGCACTCCCCGGGAGGAAGCGGTCAAACTTCTCAAATTCGCCAAAAATTCCGGGCTGGTTCCCTATGGACTTTCTTTTCACGTTGGTTCTCAATGTTACAATCCCAAGCGCTGGGCGATCGCCCTGGATAAATGCCGTTTTGTTTTCGAGGAACTCTCAAAATCAGGTATCAGCCTTTCCATGATCAACCTCGGCGGAGGCTTCCCGATCCAGCATCTCAAGCCCATCCCGGACATTCAGACTATCGCCAGGGAAGTCGACCGGTTTCTGAAAAAAAATTTTTATCCGCTGCCCGAAATCTTTCTGGAACCAGGGCGCTCCATGGTCGGAAATGCCGGAATTCTGGTTTCGTCTGTGATCACCCGCCGCGAGGACGAGCGCGAGAACTGGCTGTTCATCGATGCCGGCTGCTTTCACGGCCTGATGGAGTCGATCGAGGATTTCCGCTATGAAATCAGGACAGACATAGAGCAGAACGGCGACAGCCCAGGAGAATATCATCTGGCAGGCCCGACCTGCGACAGCGTGGACGTAATTTACGACAACATCCTGCTGCCCAGGTCCCTGACGCTTGACGACAAACTCTATTTCATCAATACAGGCGCTTACACAGTGGAATATAATACCAATTTCAACGGGATCGAGCCACCCAAGATCTATTTCCTGGACGAGGTGTAAAGATTCATTTTTCAGAGCTGATAAAAAATCTGAAAAAGGACTTCAGCGGATTCGAGAAAATCCGGCTTTCCATACTGGGTGATTCCTCAACCCAGCTTTTAAATCAGGCTCTCAGAGGTTATGGATATGAAACCAGGCTCGATTTTCAGATGTTCGAATCAGATTTTGATCAGCTCGAGCGGAATGTCTTTGATCCGACATCCGACCTTTACCGCTTTTCAGCGGATTTTGTGATTGTTTTCCAATCAGTTCAGAAATTGTACGATCAGTTCCTGAAGCTTAATAATATTGAGCGGACCGGCTTTGCAGAGTCAACGCTTTCCGGAATCGATGAAATTTATCGCAAGCTTACCTCTCAACGAGCCTGCAACGTGATTTATCTTAATTTCCCGGAATTCGGAGACGTTTTCGGCAATTTCTGCAATAAAGTTGAAATGTCATTCACTTTTCAATTACGAAAGATAAATCTCGGTCTGATGAATCTGGCATTTAAATCGAAAAACCTGTTTATCGCAGACTTGTGTGCGATTCAGGCCCGCTATGGAAATTCCATTTTTGATCCCAGGCTGGCTGCAAGTTCAGATCTGATTTTTTCTCTTGATTTTCTGCCAGTTCTGGCCCGGAATATCACCTCGATAATCCAGTCCCTGACCGGGAAATCCAGGAAATGCCTGATCCTTGATCTGGATAACATACTCTGGGGCGGAAGCATTGGTGAGGACGGACTGGAAAAGATTCAGATCGGTCAGCTGGGAATCGGCAAGGCATTCACGAAGTTCCAGTATTGGATCAAAGAGCTGAAGAACCGCGGGATCATCCTGGCAGTCTGCAGTAAAAATGATCAGAATACCGCCAGAGAGCCTTTTGAAAAGCACACTGAAATGATTCTGAGGCTTGAGGATTTTGCGGTTTTCTCATCCAACTGGGAGAATAAAGCAGATAATATCCGATCAATCCAGAAAATCCTGAACATCGGTTTCGACTCCATGGTCTTTCTGGATGACAGCCGGTTTGAGCGGGAACAGGTCCGGATCAGCATCCCTGAGATCACGATTCCGGAACTGCCTGAGGATCCTGCGTTGTTTCTGGACTTTCTGATGGAATTGAACTTGTTTGAAACCTCTTCGTTCGATCCGGAAGACCTCCTGAGAACCAGGCGGTATCAGGAGCAGGCCGGACGACGAGTTTTAGAGATAAACTACCGGAAGGAAGAGGATTTCCTGGAAAGCCTTGAAATGACCTGCGGAGTTTCAAGTTTCAATGATTTCAGCATCCCCAGAGTGGCTCAGCTGGTCCAGCGTTCGAATCAATTCAATCTCCGCACTGTCCGCTATAATGAAGAGCAGCTCGGAAGAATTGCCGCATCCCCTGATTTTTTTACATTTTCATTCAACCTGAAAGATAAGTTCGGTGACTATGGCATCAGCAGCGCCATGATTCTCAGAAAAGACGGCAGGAGTCTCTTTATCGACACCTGGGTGATGAGCTGCAGGGTGATAAAAAGAAGTCTGGAGTGTTTTGCCTTGAACGCGCTTGTTAAACCGGCAATTGATCAGGGGTTTGAAAAACTGATGGGGGAATATATTCCAACTGCTAAAAACTCCATACTGGCTGACCATTACTCCAGGCTGGGATTTTCACAGCAGGGAAACCTCTGGTACTTGAATCTCGCTGAATTCCAATCCCTGAAAACTTTCATCAAAGCAGAATCTTTGTGAGATTCAGATGGAAAATATTTTTCAAGTAATCCCTTTTCTCTATCCCGAAGCAGCCGGCCAGGCATTGACACTGGTCAGATCTTTTCCGGAATACAATCAGCTGCTCGTTTACAGTCCGGACATCCCTAAAGAAAATCTCGGGTCCAGCCCTGTTCTGAAAAAGGAGCTGGTCAGGAGTGGAGCAAAACTCTTCCGCCAGCCTGTTTTCAAAAGATCGGTCTATGGTTATTCCCATTCCCTGGGAGCGCTCTTGAAACTCTTTCATCTGCAGCCTCCGTCCATAGTGATCAGCCACACAGGTTACACTGCCCTGATCTGCACCTCAGCCTTGAAACTCTATGGAATCACTCACTTTCTCCGCAGAAAAAAAAAGACCATCCACCTGAACTTTGCCTGTCACCCTGAACGGATGGAAACATTTATGATGAAAAAGCTGAACTCTCTGTCATTGAATCTGGCGGACAGAGTGATTACAGCGTCCGAAATTAATAAAAATCAGCTGATCAGCGGTGGAGTCTATGGCAGCAAAATCTCAGTGATTCCTGATGAATCCGCTGCTGATAGTTACAGGGATCTGATCAATCAGAAACCAACTTGACTTCCTGGATTTCCTACTCTAAGGCAGTTTCAGGATCAGAACTGTTCGAACTTCAGCTTCATCAGGGCCGCTTTTCAGGCTCGCAGATCCTTTTGATGGCATCAGTTCTGTCTTTGGCGGAAAAAATGTAGTTGCCTGCCACCAGCAGATTGGCGCCAGCTCCGATGGCCAGAGGTGCGGTTTTATCGTTGATCCCGCCGTCGACTTCCAGCAGCATCTGTCTGCCGCTTCCAGTGAAATTCTTGATTTCTCTGATTTTCTCCAACACGCTTGTCATGAATTTCTGGCCGCCGAATCCCGGATTTACAGTCATCACCAGCACCAGATCAACTGCCTCGGAAATATATTTAAGTCCATCCCAGGGAGTGGCGGGATTCAAGGCGACACCTGCCAGGGAGCCGCCTTCCCTGATCCTGCGGCAGAGCCTTTCAGGGTGAGTGGCTGCCTCTAAATGAAAGGTCAGGATTGCCGGTTTGAGTATCAGAAACCGTTCCACCTGATCTTCAGGGTTGGTCACCATCAGATGAATGTCAAGCGGGATGCCGGTAAGCTTGGAAATCCGCTGGACCACAGGAAAACCGAAAGTAATGTCAGGCACGAAATGCCCGTCCATGATGTCCAGATGCAGGTAGTCAACAGATTCCCCTGGCAGCGTGCGGATCTCATGCTCAAGGTTTCCGAAGTCAGCAGATAAAATTGAAGGGGAGATCATGGCCATGTATACCTCACAGTATTCATTTGAACATCTACACCAGTAAATAAATCGCGAATATCAGCAGGCTGATCGCAGCCAGGTATATAAGGAACGAAAGTTTTCCGTAAAGTCCGGGCAGGATTTTTCCGCTTGATGGCGCAGGCAGCTCTTCCCTGAGAGTTTCCACGACTTCCCTGGCTGTGGTGTGCTCCTCAGGCTTATTCAGGAGCAGGAAAGCCATGTCGATGTACTGGAAAAAATTGTAAAAATCCGGAATCCGCTCATTCATCTCACGGGAAACTGAACGGCGGATCAGTTCTTCGACCAGACTTATTAATTTCGGTTCCAGGTTTTCGTCGGACAATTTCCAGTCGCAGTCCAGTTCCAGATAGCGCAGAAGCTTGATGTCAGTAATAATAAAATCCCTTTTTTTTATGGGGAATTTGGCTTCCAGCATCGAATAAAGTACTACACCCAGAAAAAAGATGTCCGGGTCGACCCCGACGTTCTGGGTCAGGTTAGGGTCTCCAAGCACACCGTATGAACGAGGCAGGTTGAAGCCAAGGACTTTCACCTTGAAATCACCGGTCAGCAGGATGTTGGAAAGCTTGATCGAACGGTATATGATTCCCTGCTTGGTAGCGAATTCGAGCAGGAATCCAAGCCTTTTAATGATCAGGAGAGCACGCATCAGGGGGATTTTTCTGCCTTTGTCGATAAAGGTTGTCAGCGGTATTCCATCCACCCATTCAGAGGCAATGTAAAAAATCTTGTCCACGACATCGATATCGTAAATTCTGACCAGGCTTTCATGCCTTAGTGAAGCCATGTTCTGAAGTTCGCCGATCATTCTGTCGATCAGCCTCTCATTTTTGAGAAGGCTCGGTTTAAGGATTTTTACAGCTCTGCGTTCTTCAGAGGAGACGGTGAGTGCTTTGTAAACAAAGAATTTTTCATTTTCTTCGACCAGTTCCAGCAACTGGTACTTGTCGGCAATGATTGTTCCAGGTCTGATCAAAAGTCGAGCTCCTTCACAAGCTGCGTGTCCAGATAAATCATTACCTTCATCTTGCCCATCCCGCCTGCAGTATAGTTCACAGCTTCATTAGCTTCGACTTCCTGCCTCAGCACTTCTCTGATTCCCTGCTCATCGGTTAAGATCATCCGCAGCATGTACTTGGATTTAGCGCCAGGTACCTGATATGAAATCGTCTCGTAATGTCTCCCGGATTTCACCTGAGTCTGCGCTGGCGTCGTCTGGACCTTCACAGGGATCGCTTGAGTCACAGGGTTCGCCTGTTTCTGGATGGGAACCACAGCCTGCGTCTGGTTGACCCAGACATTGATCTGACTGCCTGCTTCCAGCAGCGTGCTGGCCGGCGGGTTCTGCCTGATAATCACACCCTCGTCATAATCAGAGGAGGATTCAGTACGGGTAGAAAGCTTGAACATCGGAAGTTCACTTTTAATCTGGTCCAGAGTCTTTCCAGTCAGATCCGGGATCAGGATGCCTTTTTTGTCGGAGCCTTTTGAGATCAGAAGGTCTACCTTTGCATTCTTGACGCTCTTGACGCCGGCTTCCGGGGAAGTTGCGATGATATGATCAGCCGCAATTGTGCTGCTTAGAATATAGCAGCGGTCATTGACGGAAAATCCTTGATTTCGAAGATCCGCCTCAGCTTCGATCAGCAGTTTCTGCCTGGTATCCGGGACTGTGGCATTCTCCTGTCCTGAAGAAACCATCACCTTGACAATTCTGCCCCGTTTCACTTTGGTCCCTGGGAATGGATCCTGAGAAATTATTTCTCCGGCCCGCAAAAAAGGATGGTTTTTCGTTCCCGCCTGCATTACTTCCAACTGGTAAGGAAAAAGGATCCGCCTGGCTTCATTGTATTGAGTGCCGGCGAGGTCTGGGACAAGCATGGACCCCTCATTGAAAATATAGTTGATCACGCTGACAGAGAGCAGATATGAAGTCCTGCCCAGAGCTACCACCAGCAGAGTCCAGATCAGGAATCGCCAGACAGTCAGCCGTTTCCGAGTTTTTTTCATCTCACAAATCTCGATACCCTGAAACCCGGATCTGCAGGCTCCTTCAATTGATGCCAAGGCACGGAACAGTCTGCATTCAAGGCATTCCAGGACTGTATCTATATTAAATAATACCTGTCAAAGGGAATGATACCACACTGTTTTTTTATTTACCATCACATGTCAGAAGTCCGCTCAATTCAGCATGAATCTTTCCGTTTGTAGCCAGCAGCTCCCGCTGAGCGGGATGCCAGGGGCTCAAGTCGAAGCGGCTGATCCTTCCTCCGGACTCTGAAAGTATCACCGCTCCCGCTGCAGTATCCCAGGGGTAAAGCCCCATTTCCCAGAATCCGTCGAAGCGTCCGGCAGCCACATGGCAGATGTCGAGAGCAGCAGACCCGTCCCGCCTGACGCCCTGAGCCTCTAAAACTATCCTGGAAAAATGAGGAAGATTATTGAACTTGCCGCTGTCATAAGCGAAACCTGTTACCAGTAAGGATTTTCCTACCTCTGCGGTGCCTGAGACTTTAAGCGGATTCCCGTTCAAAAGGGCTCCACCGCCTTGAAAAGCTGAAAACATCTCATCGCGCATGGGGTCATAGACAACCCCACAGACCGGTTCCTCATTTTCCATCAATCCGATGGAGACCGCGAAGCAGGGATAGCTGTGAGCAAAATTCGTCGTCCCGTCCAAAGGATCGATTAAAAAATATTCGGCATTCTGAGATTCGGACTTGGAACCTTCCTCTGCGATGATCCCGTGGGACGGGAAATTTTTCCGCAGAAACTCCACAATCATGGTTTCAGATTCAAGGTCCGCGTCAGTCACCAGATTATTGCTTCCCTTAAATCCGATCACCAGATTTTCACTGAATTTCTTCCGCAGCAGAATTCCCGCTGAAAGAGCGATTTCCTTAAGCATTTCGATGTTTTTTTTAAGGTCAAATAAATTTCCCACAATCTTATTTCCCGTTTCTGCCCTTGAACATCTCTCCGGCTGCCTGCAGGGAAAAATTGACCATAAAGATCAGAAGCCCGGGGAAAAAAGAAAGCCACCAGGCATTGAGATAGTTCCTGCCGGAAGAGAGCAGGCTTCCAAGCGAGGGTTTTTCCAGAGGTACGCCCAGTCCGAGAAAACTCAGCGCAGACTCGGTCACAACGGCCGTGCCCATGCCGACTAAAAAAACGGCCACCAGATTTTCCCTGATCCCGGACATGATATGTCTGAAAAAGGTATGCTGCCAGCTGGCTCCGAAAGACTGGGCGGCCAGCACAAACTCCGACTGGCGCAAGGCCATGACTTCACTGCGCACCACCCTGAAAACCGTGGGAAAATATCCGAGCGCAATCACTATGATCAGGTTGAGAATAGTGTTCTGGAGTACAGCAACCAGTACTAAAATCAGGAAGAAATTTGGAAATGACAGAAGAATGTCGCTGATGGCGTTGAACAGGTTGTCCCAGATCCCTCCCTGAAAATAACCGCAATAGCTTCCGAGCAGTAATCCGGAAAAAACGCTGATCAGAATCGCGATGAAGCTGATAATCAGAGTAATCCTGATGGCCAGTGTGACTTTCTTTAAAAGATCGCAGCCGATGTCATCTGTGCCGAAGAAATGGGAAATGCTCGGAGGAAGGCTGCGTTCCCTGAAGTTGATTTTCAACGGGTCCTTCACAAAAAACTTTCCGCCAAAACCCAGCAGCAGCACCAGAATCAAAGGCAGCATGGAAAGAAAAAGCCGGATTCTCTTCCCTTTCATCGTTCGCCTTCCCTCAGAAGAGGATTGAAATAAAAATAAAAGGCTTCTATCAACAGATTGGTCCCGATCACGATCATGGTTGTGAAGAGCGCGAGCCCGAGTACCAGCGGATAGTCGCGCGCCAGAATTGCGTCATATCCCAGCCTGCCGATGCCAGGCCAGGAAAAAATCGTTTCAATCACGAAATTAGAACTTAAAAGGCTGGGGATCAGGAGAGAAAATACTGTGATCAGGGGAAAAATGGCATTCTTGCCCGCGTGCCTGGTGATGATCTCCCACTCAGGAATTCCCCTGGCCCTGGCGGCAACGATGTATTCCCTGGTCATGATTTTTAACAGCTCGCTGTAAAAAAATTTATAGATCAGGGCTATGTTGAAGAGGGAGGAGCAAATGACCGGCAAGATCAGGTGAAAAACCCGGTCCTGGAAAATTTCCCAGGTGCTGTAAGCTCCTTTGTTCAACACCATTTCCAGGGAGCGCATCCCTGAAATTGGGAATCTGAAAGAAAATCCGAACAGCTGCTGCGTGATCTCCCCAAGCTGAAAACCGAAAAAAATCGAGAGTACCAGGGCGATCCAGAAATTCGGGATAGAGAAAAGGTTCAGACTCAGAAATGAAAAAAATCGAGCACAGAAACGGTTTTTGAAGTAGATGGCGGAAATCGCAGCCGGGACGGCCACCAGAAAGGAAAAAATCAGGGTCAGCGCATTCAGTTCCAGAGTAGCCGGGAAACGCTCCAGAATTTTCGCGATTACCGGCCTGTGATCCTTGAGGGACATTCCAAGGTCCAGGCGCAGGAGGTCGCCCCACCAGGCTATATATCCCACTGTCAGTTCATGGAATAACCCTGGTCCAGCCTGTGCCGACTTGACTCTCAGAATGAACAGCGAAAAATAGATAAAAAAAGTCACCCCGAAAATCGTCAGCAAAAAATAAAGAAATCTCCCCCCGAAACGCTTGCGCATGTTCCTAGTAAGCCAGAATTTCAGATGTCTGTCAACACCCGGACATTCCACCAGCCTTCAGTCTTGAAATACCCTCCCGGTCCATAGTATACTTTTCTGATGAACATCAGCAGACTGTCCAATCATTACAGGCATCTGCACCAGTTTCCGGAACCGGGATTCAAAGAATTTCTTACTCAAAACTACCTGAAGAGCGTGCTGGAAAGTCAGACCGCACTGAACGTGTTTCCAGTTGCAGGTACTGGTCTTCTGATCTTCAAAAAAGGTAATCCCGGAAAAAGGACCATCGCCTTCCGTGCAGACATGGACGGCCTGCCGCTGCATGAGAATACAGGCCTCGCATACAGTTCCAAGCACCCTGGATTCATGCACTCCTGCGGGCATGATGGACATATGGCGATACTGCTGGAATTGATTCTTAATACTGCGGAACTCGATCTCAGAAACAACTATCTCTTTATCTTCCAGCCCGCTGAAGAAGGTCCGGGAGGTGCGTCGGAAATCATCGCAGACCGGCGGTTTCAGGAAATGCTCCCAGAGATAATTTTCGGCCTGCACGTCCACCCGTCTCTGCCGGCCGGCGGCATAGGCTGCAAATCCGGGTCTTTTTTTGCCGGCGTCTCGGAATTTCACATTTCCATCCAGGGCAGGGAAGCCCACGCCTCCACCGGGGACCCCTGCAACGCCCTTCTGGGAGGAGTCGAAGGCATCTGTCAGACCATGGAGGCACTTGCAAAACTCGAATCCCAGCCTGAAAATGTTTCCATCAAAGAAAAACATCTTCTGCACTTCGGCCGGATCAATTCTGGAATCAAGGAGAACATCATCGCGGCAAGCGCTCAGATCGACGGCACTTTGAGGGCATTTTCCCCTGACAGGAAGAAATGGTTGAAAGACACGCTCTACAGGGAATTCGAAGATTCCACTAAAAAAAGGAATCTGAAACTGAATCTCAGTTTCAACTGCGACTATCCGGTTCTGATCAATGCAAAACCCGCTGTTGAGATCCTGAAAAAAGTCTGTCAGACTGCTGGAATCCATTTCCAGGATTTACCGGATTTTTTTCTGGGAGAGGATTTCGCCTTCTACCTGGAAAAAATTCCAGGCGCGTTCTTTCTGTTGGGCGTGAACGACACCGACTGCAGCGGAAACCTGCATACCGCAAATTTTTCCTATAACCCTTCCGCACTGGCGACAGGTGTCAATCTCTTCCAAAAAATAGTCGAATTTCTGGAATCCAGAGATAGGGCTTGAATCGACAAACAGCCTAAATATATTATCCGGCACTGCCGAAATTCTCAAAGAGGGAAAAATGGAAAAAATCAAGACTGAGGAAAAACTGCTGCTGGCGATGATGGAAACAGGCCTGGCCGATAAAGCTAAGGTCAAAGAAATACTGCATCAGTGCAAAAAAACCACCACCAGTCTGGGCCGATATCTGCTGAAATCAGGCATCCTCACCCAGAAGGAATTCATCAAACTGGTGCAGAGCAAGATGGGGATAGCCTATGCCAATCTGAATATCTTCATCATCGATCCCAACACCACGAGGCTGGTGCCCAAGAATATCTGCAAGGAATTCCTGCTCTTCCCTCTGATCAAGGTAAAAAATATTCTGATTGTAGCCA is a genomic window of Candidatus Wallbacteria bacterium containing:
- the rpe gene encoding ribulose-phosphate 3-epimerase codes for the protein MAMISPSILSADFGNLEHEIRTLPGESVDYLHLDIMDGHFVPDITFGFPVVQRISKLTGIPLDIHLMVTNPEDQVERFLILKPAILTFHLEAATHPERLCRRIREGGSLAGVALNPATPWDGLKYISEAVDLVLVMTVNPGFGGQKFMTSVLEKIREIKNFTGSGRQMLLEVDGGINDKTAPLAIGAGANLLVAGNYIFSAKDRTDAIKRICEPEKRP
- a CDS encoding protein kinase, with protein sequence MIRPGTIIADKYQLLELVEENEKFFVYKALTVSSEERRAVKILKPSLLKNERLIDRMIGELQNMASLRHESLVRIYDIDVVDKIFYIASEWVDGIPLTTFIDKGRKIPLMRALLIIKRLGFLLEFATKQGIIYRSIKLSNILLTGDFKVKVLGFNLPRSYGVLGDPNLTQNVGVDPDIFFLGVVLYSMLEAKFPIKKRDFIITDIKLLRYLELDCDWKLSDENLEPKLISLVEELIRRSVSREMNERIPDFYNFFQYIDMAFLLLNKPEEHTTAREVVETLREELPAPSSGKILPGLYGKLSFLIYLAAISLLIFAIYLLV
- a CDS encoding PASTA domain-containing protein, with protein sequence MKKTRKRLTVWRFLIWTLLVVALGRTSYLLSVSVINYIFNEGSMLVPDLAGTQYNEARRILFPYQLEVMQAGTKNHPFLRAGEIISQDPFPGTKVKRGRIVKVMVSSGQENATVPDTRQKLLIEAEADLRNQGFSVNDRCYILSSTIAADHIIATSPEAGVKSVKNAKVDLLISKGSDKKGILIPDLTGKTLDQIKSELPMFKLSTRTESSSDYDEGVIIRQNPPASTLLEAGSQINVWVNQTQAVVPIQKQANPVTQAIPVKVQTTPAQTQVKSGRHYETISYQVPGAKSKYMLRMILTDEQGIREVLRQEVEANEAVNYTAGGMGKMKVMIYLDTQLVKELDF
- a CDS encoding inositol monophosphatase family protein, translated to MGNLFDLKKNIEMLKEIALSAGILLRKKFSENLVIGFKGSNNLVTDADLESETMIVEFLRKNFPSHGIIAEEGSKSESQNAEYFLIDPLDGTTNFAHSYPCFAVSIGLMENEEPVCGVVYDPMRDEMFSAFQGGGALLNGNPLKVSGTAEVGKSLLVTGFAYDSGKFNNLPHFSRIVLEAQGVRRDGSAALDICHVAAGRFDGFWEMGLYPWDTAAGAVILSESGGRISRFDLSPWHPAQRELLATNGKIHAELSGLLTCDGK
- a CDS encoding ABC transporter permease → MKGKRIRLFLSMLPLILVLLLGFGGKFFVKDPLKINFRERSLPPSISHFFGTDDIGCDLLKKVTLAIRITLIISFIAILISVFSGLLLGSYCGYFQGGIWDNLFNAISDILLSFPNFFLILVLVAVLQNTILNLIIVIALGYFPTVFRVVRSEVMALRQSEFVLAAQSFGASWQHTFFRHIMSGIRENLVAVFLVGMGTAVVTESALSFLGLGVPLEKPSLGSLLSSGRNYLNAWWLSFFPGLLIFMVNFSLQAAGEMFKGRNGK
- a CDS encoding ABC transporter permease — its product is MECPGVDRHLKFWLTRNMRKRFGGRFLYFLLTIFGVTFFIYFSLFILRVKSAQAGPGLFHELTVGYIAWWGDLLRLDLGMSLKDHRPVIAKILERFPATLELNALTLIFSFLVAVPAAISAIYFKNRFCARFFSFLSLNLFSIPNFWIALVLSIFFGFQLGEITQQLFGFSFRFPISGMRSLEMVLNKGAYSTWEIFQDRVFHLILPVICSSLFNIALIYKFFYSELLKIMTREYIVAARARGIPEWEIITRHAGKNAIFPLITVFSLLIPSLLSSNFVIETIFSWPGIGRLGYDAILARDYPLVLGLALFTTMIVIGTNLLIEAFYFYFNPLLREGER